A region from the Acipenser ruthenus chromosome 13, fAciRut3.2 maternal haplotype, whole genome shotgun sequence genome encodes:
- the LOC117418518 gene encoding integrator complex subunit 1 isoform X4, translating to MNRPKPTAIRRPSSAAKTSGHAPPGDFIALGSKSQASEPKAPAVLLKPASTGLPADRKREATSALPSASGLSGLNKRPKLSSTPSLSALGRLADVAAADKRAISPSIKEPSVVPIEIPPALLLEEIEAAEGEGNDDQIEGVLCGAVKQLKMNRAKPDITLYLSLMFLAKIKPNVFATEGVIEALCSLLRRDASINFKAKGNNLVSVLACNLLMAAYEEDENWPEIFVKVYIEDSLGERIWVDSSHCKNFVDNIQTAFGTKMPPKSMLLQIDTGRSSGELSAGSSPHPSNPDEDDNQAELLIAEEKLSPQDEGQVMPRYEELAESVEDYVLDVLRDQLNRRQPMDNVSRNLLRLLTATCGYKDVRQMTVQRLEMWLQNPKLTRPAQDLLMSLCMNCNTHGAEDMEVASSLIKIRLKPKVLLNHYMLCVRELLNAHRDNLGTMVKFLIFNELSNARNPNNMQVLYTVLQHSPEQAPKFLAMVFQDLLTNKDDYLRASRALLREIIKQTKHEINFQSFCLGLMQERKEPTYVDLEFKERFVSQITDLLTVSMMLGITAQVKEAGIAWDKGEKKNLEVLRAFQNQIAAIQRDTVWWLHTVVPTISKVGAKDYVHCLHKLLFTEQPETYYKWDNWPPESDRNFFLRLCSEVPLLEDTLMRILVIGLSRDLPLGPADAMELADHLVKRAAAVQSDDLDVLRVERIQLIDAVLNLCTYHHPENIQLPPGYQPPNLAISTLYWKAWLLLLVVAAFNPQNIGLAAWDGYPTLKMLMEMVMTNNYSYPPCTVADEETKTEMINRELQVSQREKQEILAFESHLAAASTKQMITESNSLLLSQLTSLDPQGPPRRPPPQVQEQVKSLNQSLRLGHLLCRSRSPDFLLNIIQRQASSQSMPWLADLVQSSEGSLDVLPVQCLCEFLLHDAADDPCSVEEDEEGESKEQRVKKRQRLQKQRQLLGRLQDLLLGPKADEQTTCEVLDYFLRRLSSSQVASRVLAMKGLSLVLTEGGLRDGEEREQPMEEESGDAELLPGYQWLLQDLPKLPLFDSVRGMTSVALQQAIHMETDPQTISAYLIYLSQYAPVEEQGRHNDLALDVARLIVERSTIMSYLFSKHSYRPESEAVLSALGSIFSKYIRRMRKTKEGEDLYSWSESQDQVFLRWTTGETATMHILVVHAMVILLTLGPPKGESDFYSLLDIWFPEKKPLPTAFLVDTSEEALLLPDWLKLRMIRSEVSRLVDAALQDLEPQQLLLFVQSFGIPVSSMSKLLQYLDQAVSHDPESLEQNIMDKNYMAHLVEVQHERGATGGHTFHTLLSASLSSRRDSADLKGPKMSVEAPQGPVRIRAANQIPVIGPDDDLAGMILQLFPLNADPRWQSANPRQVCLSLQQALAQELARIRQGNALVTGIAVRLLQAIVALLNSPHSGALIMAMERNHVMSCPLMRQLYQYQRCVPQDMAFSSLFFKAVMQMLTWLENPAVEWGALRAQLKSFAAQYSLKHRLSDVRTGFLHLADALAYQHESEATVRTIISTLKSGERCNAEAELIGKVLQGLIEAKSSYLEEFLSVLLTIGMETVTKHPVTGPVAMVNTLLLHEGEEMSVKMEADAGSMEMANTVSSSGLLIDWLELLDPEVISVCPDLQQRLLFAWIKGKESMGAQAPSYRPYLLALLTHQSNWTTLHQCISILLSKQRELRLDPSSSLDFLWACIHIPRIWQGRDQKTPQKRTEEFVLCLKPPELICLVDLILSESEMNSRSPSQSKKTLDVASCSLIQSRLPLLHSCCHGDLESVKKVSEYLINCIKKWGDSVMSKRCQNLLLQIYLQVPEVIQHVTLPDTILSSEGAADGSICKLDVLVHRLITLLADTGDSKSAENRMSDANMACRKLAVAHPVLLLRHLPMIAALLHGRIHLNFQEFRQQSHLSFFTHVLAILELLHPLVFQSEHQRALQDSLLSFIQVLQNFRRYSRQLSPLISKFVQCIQKYLTHDAGAAVPFLQKHSDILQGLSSENPDMLQLKSLLTGLTLPLKSESADSAAEDREEEPSTGSLPLVNISASAPLTASDMTKCLRNIARGEALEDILEVLSEVDEKSKRSPEILPYFANDFQSLMNSPEEVCRNMAFSLALRCIQNNPCLAVDFLPTFMYCMGSGNFDVVQTALRNLPEYVLLCQEHADVLLHKAFLVGIYGQIDTSSIISEAMKVLHMEATT from the exons ATGAATCGCCCAAAACCGACTGCAATTAGGCGCCCAAGCAGTGCTGCTAAAACCTCCG ggCATGCTCCACCTGGAGATTTTATAGCACTGGGCTCTAAGAGCCAGGCCAGCGAGCCCAAAGCCCCAGCTGTTCTGCTCAAGCCAGCCTCGACTGGTTTACCTGCTGATAGGAAGAGGGAAGCCACATCAGCCCTTCCATCTGCCTCCGGGTTGTCGGGTCTCAACAAACGGCCCAAACTCTCCTCCACACCGTCACTGAGTGCCCTGGGGCGGCTGGCCGACGTCGCCGCAGCTGACAAGCGAGCCATCTCACCTTCTATAAAGGAACCCTCAGTTGTGCCAATTGAAA TCCCTCCTGCACTGCTGCTAGAAGAGATTGAGgctgctgagggtgaaggcaacgATGATCAGATTGAGGGTGTGCTTTGCGGGGCTGTGAAGCAGCTGAAAATGAACCGAGCAAAACCAGATATCACCTTGTACCTGAGCCTGATGTTCCTGGCTAAAATCAAACCCAACGTTTTTGCTACAGAAGGTGTCATTGAG GCTCTTTGTAGCTTGCTACGGCGCGATGCCTCTATAAACTTCAAAGCAAAGGGGAACAACCTTGTCTCTGTGCTGGCTTGCAATCTCCTCATGGCCGCCTACGAAGAGGATGAGAACTGGCCAGAAATATTTGTGAAG GTGTACATTGAGGACTCCCTGGGAGAGAGGATCTGGGTGGATAGTTCACACTGTAAAAACTTTGTTGACAACATCCAGACAGCTTTTGGCACCAAGATGCCCCCAAAGAGCATGCTGTTGCAGATAGATACAGGGCGTTCCAGCGGCGAACTCAGTGCAG GCAGCAGTCCCCACCCTTCCAATCCTGATGAGGATGATAATCAAGCAGAGCTCCTGATTGCTGAGGAGAAGCTGAGTCCTCAGGATGAGGGACAGGTCATGCCCAG ATATGAAGAATTGGCTGAGAGTGTGGAAGACTATGTCCTGGATGTCTTGCGGGACCAGTTAAACCGCCGGCAGCCCATGGACAACGTATCCCGGAATCTACTACGGCTACTGACGGCCACCTGTGGCTACAAGGATGTTCGGCAAATGACTGTGCAGCGACTGGAGATGTGGCTTCAGAACCCAAAG CTGACTCGTCCAGCCCAGGATCTGCTCATGTCTCTATGTATGAACTGCAACACTCACGGTGCTGAGGACATGGAGGTCGCCTCCAGTCTCATTAAAATCCGCCTGAAACCCAAAGTCTTGCTCAACCACTACATGCTCTGCGTCAG GGAGCTGCTGAATGCACACCGAGATAACCTGGGTACGATGGTGAAGTTTTTGATTTTTAATGAGCTGTCAAATGCCAGAAATCCAAATAACATGCAGGTCCTCTATACTGTTCTGCAGCACAGTCCTGAGCAAGCTCCAAAG TTCCTGGCAATGGTTTTTCAGGACCTGCTGACCAATAAGGATGATTACCTGCGTGCATCTCGAGCCCTGCTGAGGGAGATTATCAAACAGACGAAGCACGAGATCAATTTCCAGTCGTTCTGCTTGGGACTGATGCAGGAGAGAAAAGAACCTACGTATGTTGACTTGGAGTTTAAA GAGCGTTTTGTAAGCCAGATAACAGATCTGCTCACTGTGTCCATGATGTTGGGAATCACCGCTCAAGTAAAAGAGGCTGGGATTGCCTGGGACAAAGGAGAGAAAAAGA acttggAAGTGTTGCGTGCGTTTCAGAATCAGATCGCGGCCATCCAGCGGGATACAGTGTGGTGGCTGCACACTGTCGTCCCCACCATCAGCAAAGTGGGAGCCAAGGATTATGTCCACTG cctCCACAAACTCCTTTTCACTGAGCAGCCTGAGACCTATTATAAGTGGGATAACTGGCCCCCAGAGAGTGACCGAAA TTTCTTTCTTCGCCTCTGCTCTGAGGTCCCCCTGCTGGAGGATACGCTGATGCGCATCCTGGTGATCGGACTGTCACGTGACCTGCCACTAGGCCCTGCAGACGCCATGGAGCTGGCTGACCACCTGGTGAAGAGAGCGGCTGCTGTCCAGTCAGATG acctGGATGTTTTAAGGGTTGAAAGAATTCAACTGATTGATGCGGTTCTCAACTTGTGTACCTACCACCATCCTGAGAACATTCAGCTCCCCCCTGG GTACCAGCCACCAAACCTGGCTATATCCACACTGTACTGGAAAGCCTGGTTGCTGTTGCTGGTTGTGGCTGCCTTTAACCCACAGAATATAG GCTTGGCTGCATGGGATGGCTACCCCACTCTGAAAATGCTGATGGAGATGGTCATGACCAA TAACTACTCGTATCCTCCCTGTACCGTGGCGGATGAGGAGACCAAGACAGAGATGATAAACCGGGAGCTGCAGGTTTCCCAGAGGGAGAAGCAGGAGATCCTGGCTTTCGAGAGCCACCTGGCTGCAGCATCGACAAAGCAGATGATTACAGAGAGCAACAGCCTCCTACTGTCGCAGCTAACCAGCCTCGACCCACA GGGCCCTCCACGTAGGCCACCCCCTCAAGTCCAAGAACAAGTGAAGAGTTTAAACCAATCCCTGCGTCTCGGACACTTGCTGTGCCGCAGTCGTAGCCCTGACTTCCTTCTCAACATCATCCAGAGACAG GCCTCTTCACAGTCAATGCCCTGGTTAGCAGACCTTGTACAGTCGAGTGAAGGGTCCTTGGACGTGCTGCCCGTGCAGTGCCTTTGTGAATTCCTGCTACATGACGCTGCAGATGACCCATGTTCGgttgaggaagatgaggaaggAGAGAGCAAGGAGCAGAGAGTTAAAAAGCGACAG agACTGCAAAAACAAAGGCAGCTTCTTGGGCGCCTACAGGATCTGCTCTTGGGTCCCAAAGCAGATGAACAGACTACATGTGAGGTGCTGGACTACTTCCTACGGCGGCTCAGTTCATCTCAGGTTGCATCAAGGGTTCTTGCCATGAAG GGCTTGTCGCTGGTCCTGACGGAGGGCGGGCTGCGTGATGGTGAGGAGCGGGAACAGCCCATGGAGGAAGAATCTGGGGATGCTGAGCTGCTTCCTGGCTATCAGTGGCTGCTGCAGGATCTGCCCAAACTGCCTTTATTTGATAGTGTTCGAGGCATGACGTCAGTCGCATTGCAACAG GCTATCCACATGGAGACAGACCCACAGACCATCAGTGCATACCTGATCTACCTATCCCAGTACGCACCAGTGGAGGAGCAAGGCCGTCATAATGATCTTGCTTTG GATGTTGCACGGCTGATTGTGGAGCGATCCACCATCATGTCCTACCTCTTTTCCAAGCACTCCTACAGGCCAGAGTCAGAAGCTGTGCTCTCAGCACTTGGCTCTATCTTTTCCAAATACATCAGGAGGATGAGGAAAACCAAAGAGGGGGAGGATTTGTACAGCTGG TCCGAGTCTCAGGACCAGGTTTTCCTGCGTTGGACGACTGGTGAGACTGCGACCATGCACATCCTGGTCGTCCACGCCATGGTCATTTTGCTGACCTTGGGGCCCCCAAAAG GTGAGAGTGATTTCTACAGCCTGTTGGATATCTGGTTCCCAGAAAAGAAGCCCCTCCCTACTGCCTTCCTTGTGGACACCTCAGAGGAGGCTCTGCTGCTTCCTGATTGGCTTAAACTCAGAATGATCCGGTCAGAAGTCTCTCGATTGGTGGATGCAG CATTACAGGACCTTGAgccccagcagttgctgctgtTTGTGCAGTCGTTTGGTATCCCTGTATCCAGTATGAGCAAGCTGTTGCAATACCTGGACCAGGCTGTGTCCCATGACCCTGAGTCACTTGAACAGAACATCATGGATAAGA ACTACATGGCTCATCTTGTTGAGGTTCAGCATGAGAGAGGAGCAACTGGTGGGCACACTTTCCACACTCTGCTCAGTGCTTCCCTCTCCTCCCGCAGAG ACAGCGCTGACCTGAAAGGACCTAAAATGAGTGTGGAGGCCCCTCAGGGGCCGGTACGGATCCGAGCGGCCAATCAGATTCCAGTAATTGGACCCGATGATGACCTGGCTGGAATGATTCTTCAG CTGTTTCCCCTGAACGCTGACCCACGGTGGCAGAGCGCCAACCCTCGGCAGGTATGTCTTTCTCTGCAGCAGGCGCTGGCCCAGGAGCTGGCCCGTATCCGTCAGGGGAATGCCCTGGTGACAGGCATCGCAGTGCGGCTACTCCAGGCCATCGTGGCGCTGCTGAACTCTCCACATAGCGGGGCTCTCATCATGGCCATGGAACGGAACCACGTCATGTCCTGCCCCCTGATGCGCCAGCTCTACCAGTACCAG CGCTGTGTTCCCCAGGACATGGCTTTCTCCTCCCTGTTCTTCAAGGCAGTCATGCAGATGCTCACCTGGTTGGAGAATCCTGCAGTGGAGTGGGGTGCCCTGCGAGCTCAGCTCAAATCATTCGCTGCTCAGTACTCTCTCAAACACCGACTCAGTGATG TCCGAACAGGATTCCTTCATCTGGCCGATGCTCTTGCCTATCAACATGAATCTGAAGCCACTGTGCGTACAATTATTTCAACACTGAAATCTGGAGAGAGGTGCAATGCAGAGGCAGAGCTGATCGGCAAAG TGCTCCAGGGCTTGATTGAGGCAAAGTCCTCATACCTGGAGGAGTTCCTGTCCGTGCTGCTGACCATTGGCATGGAAACAGTTACCAAGCACCCAGTTACAGGTCCCGTCGCCATGGTGAACACGCTACTTCTCCATGAAGGTGAAGAGATGTCCGTCAAGATGGAAGCAGATGCAGGAAG catggaAATGGCCAATACAGTGTCCTCCTCTGGGCTGCTGATTGATTGGCTGGAACTGCTTGATCCTGAGGTTATCTCAGTCTGTCCAGACCTGCAACAGAGGCTACTGTTTGCCTGGATAAAG GGTAAAGAGAGCATGGGGGCACAGGCACCCTCTTACAGGCCATATTTGTTGGCTTTACTGACGCACCAATCGAACTGGACCACCTTGCATCAGTGCATCAGTATTCTGCTCAGCAAGCAAAGAGAACTCAG ACTTGACCCCTCATCCTCACTGGATTTCCTCTGGGCGTGCATTCACATTCCCCGCATCTGGCAGGGGCGTGACCAGAAGACTCCACAG aagAGGACAGAGGAGTTTGTTTTGTGCTTGAAGCCCCCTGAGTTGATCTGCCTGGTTGACCTGATTCTCTCAGAGTCTGAAATGAACAGCCGTAGCCCCTCACAAAGCAAGAAGACACTGGACGTGGCGTCCTGCTCGCTTATCCAATCACGACTGCCCTTACTGCACAGCTGTTGCCACGGAGACCTAGAGAGTGTCAAGAAAGTGTCAGAGTATCTCATTAACTGCATCAAGAAGTGGGGAGACAG CGTGATGAGTAAACGTTGCCAGAACCTCCTGCTACAGATCTACCTGCAGGTTCCGGAAGTGATCCAACACGTGACACTGCCAGACACCATCCTCAGCAGTGAGGGAGCAGCAGATGGCAGCATCTGTAAG CTGGATGTCCTAGTGCACCGTTTGATCACCTTGCTGGCTGACACAGGAGACTCCAAGTCAGCAGAGAACCGCATGTCTGATGCTAACATGGCTTGCAGGAAGCTAGCTGTGGCACACCCAGTGCTTCTGCTCAG acaCCTGCCTATGATCGCAGCTTTGCTCCATGGTCGTATCCACTTGAACTTCCAGGAATTCCGGCAGCAGAGCCACCTTTCATTCTTTACTCACGTCCTGGCCATTCTGGAGCTGTTGCATCCACTTGTGTTCCAGAGTGAACACCAGAGGGCACTGCAGGACTCTCTCCTGTCTTTCATACAGGTCCTACAG AACTTTAGGAGGTATTCCAGACAGCTTTCTCCCCTCATCAGTAAATTTGTCCAGTGCATTCAGAAATATTTAACGCATGATGCTGGGGCTGCAGTTCCATTCCTTCAGAAGCACTCGGACATCCTGCA GGGTCTCTCCTCTGAAAACCCTGACATGCTGCAGTTAAAATCTCTCCTGACTGGCCTGACACTCCCATTGAAGAGTGAATCAGCAGACAGTGCTGCGGAGGACCGAGAGG AGGAGCCATCTACTGGGTCCCTCCCACTGGTCAACATTTCAGCTTCTGCACCCTTGACTGCATCGGACATGACAAAATGCCTGAGAAATATAGCCAGAGGAGAGGCATTGGAAG ACATTTTGGAGGTTCTAAGTGAAGTAGATGAGAAATCTAAAAGAAGTCCGGAAATTCTACCTTACTTCGCT AATGATTTTCAGAGCCTGATGAATTCCCCTGAGGAGGTGTGCCGTAATATGGCTTTCAGCCTGGCGCTACGCTGCATTCAGAACAACCCTTG CTTGGCTGTTGATTTCTTGCCGACATTCATGTACTGCATGGGCAGCGGAAACTTCGATGTTGTGCAGACGGCTCTGAGGAACCTTCCAGAATATGTGCTGCTCTGTCAAG AGCATGCTGATGTCCTGTTACACAAAGCATTCCTGGTGGGGATATATGGTCAGATCGACACCAGCTCCATCATCTCAGAAGCCATGAAGGTCCTTCATATGGAGGCAACAACCTAA